A DNA window from Methylocystis heyeri contains the following coding sequences:
- the nuoN gene encoding NADH-quinone oxidoreductase subunit NuoN produces MPFFTQLAHHFLPEVILAAGVLALLLLGAWRERANALVSELAVGVLGLALLAIVLSSHSDASVFDGAFVDDAFSRFVKAVTLVASLVTILLSSDFMRRAQLDKFEYPILILLATLGMLLLISADNLIALYLGLELMSLALYVVAAFARDDARASEAGLKYFVLGALSSGMMLYGSTLLYGFAGTISFDGIAAAVSGSAPIGVVFGLVFVLAGLAFKMSAAPFHMWTPDVYEGAPTPVTAFFASSAKMAAVAITVRFALSAFPGMTGQWRQIVVFLAIVSTLLGSFAAIGQTNIKRLMAYSSIGHMGFVLIGLAAANEAGVKGIAIYLVMYSAMTLGAFAAILTMRVNGKPVEEISDLSGLSRTRGSTAFFLAMLMFSLAGIPPLGGFFAKYYVLLPAVQAGLYPLAVIGVLSSAVAAYYYLRIVKVMYFDEPAPAFDPSSRTVGGILAISTIFVLGFWVYPGPLMDAAAAAAKSLF; encoded by the coding sequence ATGCCCTTTTTCACCCAGCTAGCGCACCACTTCCTTCCGGAAGTCATTCTCGCCGCGGGCGTCCTGGCGCTCCTCCTCCTCGGCGCCTGGCGGGAGCGCGCCAATGCTCTCGTATCCGAACTGGCTGTCGGGGTGCTGGGGCTGGCTCTGCTGGCGATCGTTCTGTCGTCTCATTCCGACGCGAGCGTGTTCGACGGCGCCTTTGTCGACGACGCCTTTTCCCGTTTCGTCAAGGCGGTCACCCTGGTCGCATCCCTGGTGACGATTCTCCTGTCCAGCGACTTCATGCGTCGGGCGCAACTCGACAAGTTCGAATATCCGATCCTCATCCTGCTCGCCACTTTGGGCATGCTGCTGCTGATATCGGCTGACAATCTCATCGCCCTTTACCTTGGGCTGGAACTGATGTCCCTGGCGCTCTATGTGGTCGCGGCCTTCGCCCGCGACGACGCGCGCGCATCGGAGGCAGGCCTGAAATATTTCGTGCTGGGCGCGCTTTCCTCGGGCATGATGCTCTACGGCTCCACCTTGCTCTATGGTTTCGCCGGCACGATCTCCTTCGACGGCATCGCCGCCGCGGTGTCCGGCTCGGCCCCGATCGGAGTCGTGTTCGGGCTGGTGTTCGTGCTCGCCGGTCTTGCGTTCAAGATGTCGGCGGCTCCGTTCCATATGTGGACGCCCGACGTCTACGAGGGCGCTCCTACTCCGGTGACGGCGTTCTTTGCTTCGTCCGCCAAAATGGCCGCTGTCGCGATCACGGTGCGTTTCGCCCTGAGCGCTTTCCCGGGCATGACCGGACAGTGGCGCCAGATCGTGGTGTTCCTCGCTATCGTCTCGACCCTTCTCGGCTCCTTCGCCGCGATCGGGCAGACCAACATAAAGCGCCTGATGGCCTATTCCTCGATCGGCCACATGGGTTTCGTGCTGATCGGGCTTGCCGCGGCCAACGAGGCGGGCGTCAAGGGCATTGCGATCTATCTCGTGATGTATTCGGCCATGACCCTCGGCGCCTTCGCCGCTATCCTGACGATGCGCGTCAATGGTAAGCCGGTCGAAGAGATATCGGATCTCTCGGGTCTTTCCCGCACCCGGGGATCGACCGCGTTCTTTCTCGCGATGTTGATGTTTTCCCTCGCCGGCATTCCGCCTCTCGGCGGCTTCTTCGCCAAATATTATGTGCTGCTCCCCGCGGTTCAGGCCGGGCTTTACCCTCTGGCGGTGATCGGCGTTCTCTCGAGCGCAGTAGCGGCCTACTACTACCTTCGGATCGTGAAGGTGATGTATTTCGACGAGCCCGCGCCCGCCTTCGATCCTTCGTCCCGCACCGTGGGCGGCATACTCGCGATCTCCACCATCTTCGTGCTCGGCTTCTGGGTCTATCCCGGTCCGCTGATGGATGCCGCCGCGGCCGCCGCGAAATCACTCTTCTGA
- a CDS encoding NADH-quinone oxidoreductase subunit M: MFGFGILSGLTFLPLVGAAFILTQRGESDASLRNVRWAALLTTIAVFVLSVVAWNRFDAANASFQLIEEKSWFGSGLVYKLGVDGFSMPFVLLTTFLMPFAILASWESITKRVAEYMIAFLVLETLMIGVFCALDLVLFYLFFEGGLIPMFLIIGIWGGKRRVYASFKFFLYTLAGSLLMLIAILAMYNLAGTTDISVLLTVHFPPQMQTWLWLAFFASFAVKMPMWPVHTWLPDAHVEAPTAGSVILAAILLKMGGYGFIRFSLPMFPDASVQFAPLVYAMSVIAIIYTSLVALVQEDIKKLIAYSSIAHMGFVTMGLFTMNPQGVQGAMFLMISHGLVSGALFLCVGVIYDRMHTREIAAYGGLVNRMPLYAFTFMVFTMANVGLPGTAGFIGEFLTLTGAFSANSWVALFATTGVILSAAYALYLYRRVVFGALEKASLANIADLSAREIALFAPLIVLTIYYGVQPGPVIDASAASVANLLQSHSALLDAVKLAAASH; encoded by the coding sequence ATGTTCGGTTTTGGAATTCTCTCCGGCCTTACCTTTCTTCCGCTGGTAGGCGCGGCGTTCATTCTGACCCAGCGAGGCGAAAGCGATGCTTCGCTGCGCAATGTTCGCTGGGCCGCCCTTCTGACGACCATCGCGGTGTTCGTTCTGTCCGTTGTGGCGTGGAATCGGTTCGACGCCGCCAACGCAAGCTTTCAGCTGATCGAAGAGAAGAGCTGGTTCGGTTCGGGCCTCGTCTACAAGCTGGGCGTCGACGGCTTTTCAATGCCCTTCGTTCTTCTGACCACCTTCCTGATGCCCTTCGCGATCCTGGCCTCCTGGGAGTCGATCACGAAGCGCGTCGCCGAATATATGATCGCGTTCCTCGTGCTGGAGACACTGATGATCGGCGTGTTTTGCGCGCTCGATCTGGTGTTGTTCTACCTGTTCTTCGAGGGCGGCCTCATCCCGATGTTCCTGATCATCGGCATTTGGGGCGGCAAACGGCGCGTCTATGCGAGCTTCAAGTTCTTCCTCTATACGCTCGCCGGTTCGCTGCTGATGCTGATCGCCATTCTGGCGATGTACAATCTGGCCGGCACCACCGATATCTCGGTCCTGCTGACCGTGCATTTCCCGCCCCAGATGCAGACATGGCTCTGGCTCGCCTTCTTCGCCTCCTTCGCGGTGAAGATGCCGATGTGGCCGGTTCACACCTGGCTGCCGGACGCTCACGTCGAAGCGCCGACCGCGGGCTCGGTTATCCTGGCCGCCATTCTGCTGAAGATGGGCGGATACGGTTTCATCCGCTTCTCGCTGCCGATGTTCCCCGACGCCTCGGTGCAGTTCGCTCCGCTCGTTTATGCGATGTCGGTCATAGCGATCATCTACACATCGCTGGTCGCTCTGGTGCAGGAGGACATCAAGAAGCTCATCGCTTATTCGTCCATTGCACATATGGGCTTCGTGACGATGGGGCTGTTCACGATGAATCCCCAGGGCGTTCAGGGCGCGATGTTCCTGATGATCTCGCACGGTCTCGTGTCCGGCGCCTTGTTCCTTTGCGTGGGCGTCATCTACGACCGTATGCATACCCGCGAGATCGCAGCCTATGGCGGTCTGGTCAATCGCATGCCGCTTTACGCCTTCACCTTTATGGTGTTCACGATGGCGAATGTCGGCCTGCCCGGAACAGCCGGCTTCATCGGCGAGTTCCTGACCCTGACCGGAGCCTTCAGCGCCAATAGCTGGGTCGCGCTTTTCGCGACGACCGGAGTGATCCTGTCGGCCGCCTATGCGCTCTACCTCTATCGGCGCGTGGTGTTCGGCGCTCTCGAGAAGGCGAGCCTCGCCAATATCGCGGATCTTTCCGCCCGTGAAATCGCGCTGTTTGCGCCCTTGATCGTGTTGACGATCTACTATGGCGTCCAGCCCGGGCCCGTCATCGACGCTTCCGCGGCCTCGGTCGCCAATCTGCTCCAGTCCCACTCTGCGCTCCTCGATGCGGTGAAGCTCGCCGCCGCCAGCCACTGA
- the nuoL gene encoding NADH-quinone oxidoreductase subunit L, whose translation MIQAIVFLPLVGFLIAGAFGRKIGARASELVTTSLLIAAAAMSWIVFFNIALGEGHSTTPVLGNWFTSGALKVDWALRVDTLTAVMLVVVNTVSSLVHLYSIGYMHEDPHRPRFFAYLSLFTFAMLMLVTADNLVQMFFGWEGVGLASYLLIGFWYEKPSACAAAIKAFVVNRVGDFGFALGIFLVFQLTHSVSFDEVFASVPGVAGKTIHVFGLNVDALTLAAFLLFVGAMGKSAQFFLHTWLPDAMEGPTPVSALIHAATMVTAGVFMVARMSPVFEYAPDALTFVTIIGATTAFFAATVGLVQNDIKRVIAYSTCSQLGYMFVAEGVGGYSLGVFHLFTHAFFKALLFLGAGSVIQAMHHEQDMRNMGGLRKDIPFTFAMMTIGTLALTGFGIPHTSIGFAGFFSKDAIIEAAFAASQHSHAAMYGFVATVVAAGLTSFYSWRLVFMTFFGTRAVSAHDAHAHDPHAHVQVHEHISDEEPVHWAHDDHHGHGHGDHKPHESPLVMLIPLAVLAAGAVGAGFVFERYFAGHAYHEFWKEALYTREHNHILHAMHEIPGWVSYMPSAMMVGGFLVSLYFYVLKPGTAQALAGAFPRLYQFLLNKWYFDELYDALFVKPAFAIGRLFWKGGDGRIIDGLGPDGVAARVSDGARLAVRLQTGYIYHYAFAMLIGVAAVVSWFVAGGIR comes from the coding sequence ATGATTCAGGCAATCGTCTTTCTTCCCCTTGTCGGCTTCCTGATCGCCGGCGCCTTCGGCCGCAAGATCGGGGCGCGAGCGTCGGAGCTCGTGACCACGAGCCTGCTCATCGCCGCCGCGGCGATGTCCTGGATCGTCTTTTTCAACATCGCGCTCGGCGAGGGCCATTCGACCACTCCGGTCCTTGGCAACTGGTTCACCTCCGGCGCGCTGAAGGTCGACTGGGCCTTGAGGGTGGACACGCTGACCGCTGTGATGCTGGTGGTCGTGAACACTGTCTCCAGCCTCGTGCACCTCTATTCGATCGGATACATGCACGAGGACCCGCATCGGCCGCGGTTCTTCGCCTATTTGTCGCTCTTCACCTTCGCCATGCTGATGCTGGTGACCGCGGACAATCTGGTGCAGATGTTCTTCGGCTGGGAGGGCGTGGGCCTCGCTTCATATCTGCTGATCGGTTTCTGGTATGAGAAGCCCTCCGCCTGCGCGGCCGCGATCAAAGCTTTCGTGGTCAACCGCGTGGGCGACTTCGGCTTCGCGCTCGGAATCTTCCTTGTCTTTCAGTTGACCCATTCGGTCAGTTTCGACGAGGTTTTCGCATCCGTTCCCGGCGTCGCCGGCAAGACCATCCATGTCTTCGGGCTGAATGTCGACGCCCTCACGCTCGCGGCTTTCCTGCTCTTCGTCGGGGCCATGGGCAAGTCGGCCCAGTTCTTCCTTCACACATGGCTGCCCGACGCCATGGAAGGCCCGACGCCGGTCTCGGCGCTCATCCATGCGGCCACCATGGTCACCGCCGGCGTGTTCATGGTCGCCCGCATGTCGCCCGTGTTCGAATACGCCCCGGACGCTCTCACCTTCGTCACGATCATCGGCGCCACCACGGCCTTTTTCGCCGCGACCGTCGGTCTGGTTCAAAACGACATCAAGCGCGTCATCGCCTATTCGACCTGCTCTCAGCTCGGCTACATGTTCGTTGCGGAAGGCGTGGGCGGATATTCGCTCGGCGTGTTCCACCTTTTCACGCACGCTTTCTTCAAAGCGCTGCTGTTCCTCGGCGCCGGTTCGGTCATCCAAGCGATGCACCATGAGCAGGACATGCGGAACATGGGCGGGCTGCGCAAGGACATCCCCTTCACATTCGCCATGATGACGATCGGAACGCTCGCGCTCACCGGCTTCGGCATCCCGCATACGTCCATCGGCTTCGCCGGCTTCTTTTCCAAGGACGCGATCATCGAAGCGGCTTTCGCCGCAAGCCAGCATTCCCACGCGGCCATGTATGGTTTCGTCGCCACCGTGGTCGCCGCCGGGCTCACCTCCTTCTATTCCTGGCGGCTGGTGTTCATGACCTTCTTCGGGACCAGGGCGGTGAGCGCCCATGACGCTCACGCTCATGATCCCCACGCGCATGTTCAGGTTCACGAACATATCAGCGACGAGGAGCCGGTCCACTGGGCTCACGACGATCATCACGGTCATGGCCACGGCGATCATAAGCCGCATGAATCTCCGCTGGTCATGCTGATCCCGTTGGCGGTTCTCGCCGCGGGCGCTGTGGGCGCGGGTTTCGTGTTCGAACGTTACTTCGCTGGCCACGCCTACCACGAGTTCTGGAAGGAAGCGCTCTACACCCGCGAACACAATCACATATTGCACGCCATGCACGAGATCCCCGGCTGGGTGTCCTACATGCCGTCTGCGATGATGGTCGGAGGCTTCCTGGTTTCGCTCTACTTCTATGTGCTGAAGCCTGGCACGGCTCAGGCGCTCGCCGGCGCCTTCCCGAGGCTGTACCAGTTCCTGCTCAACAAGTGGTATTTCGACGAGCTTTACGATGCGTTGTTCGTTAAGCCCGCCTTCGCCATCGGTCGGCTGTTCTGGAAGGGCGGCGATGGTCGCATCATCGACGGTCTGGGTCCGGACGGCGTAGCGGCCCGGGTTTCCGACGGCGCCCGCCTCGCCGTTCGCCTGCAGACCGGTTACATCTACCATTATGCATTCGCCATGCTGATCGGCGTGGCGGCGGTCGTCAGCTGGTTCGTCGCCGGAGGCATACGCTAA
- the nuoK gene encoding NADH-quinone oxidoreductase subunit NuoK yields MTTIGLTHYLVVSAILFTLGIAGIILNRKNIIVILMSVELILLSVNLNFVAFSAALADLTGQVFALFVLTVAAAEAAIGLAILVTFYRNRGSIAVDDINSLKG; encoded by the coding sequence ATGACGACGATCGGCCTCACCCATTATCTCGTAGTCTCCGCCATTCTGTTCACGCTCGGGATCGCGGGCATCATCCTCAACCGGAAGAACATCATCGTCATCCTGATGTCGGTCGAGCTGATACTTCTCTCGGTCAATCTGAATTTCGTGGCTTTCTCGGCCGCGCTGGCCGACCTGACCGGACAGGTGTTCGCCCTGTTCGTGCTCACGGTCGCGGCGGCCGAAGCCGCCATCGGCCTCGCCATCCTGGTCACATTCTATCGTAATCGCGGCTCTATCGCGGTCGACGACATCAACAGCTTGAAAGGCTGA
- a CDS encoding NADH-quinone oxidoreductase subunit J, whose translation MVITARNPVHSVLFLILAFCNGAGLFLLQGAEFLAMILIVVYVGAVAVLFLFVVMMLDVDFAELKQGFQKYLPVGGAVGAVVLFELGFVAVNWKSAPSATEAAASPIVAQVTNTAALGQVLYTKYVIFFEVSALVLLTAMIGAIVLTLRHRPNVKRQNIEEQNSRTAKTVVEIRKVPSRAGL comes from the coding sequence ATGGTGATCACCGCGCGCAATCCGGTGCATTCGGTGCTGTTCCTCATCCTGGCCTTCTGCAACGGCGCGGGGCTCTTCCTGCTGCAGGGCGCGGAGTTCCTGGCGATGATCCTCATCGTCGTCTATGTGGGCGCCGTGGCCGTGCTGTTCCTGTTCGTGGTCATGATGCTCGACGTCGATTTCGCCGAGCTGAAGCAAGGCTTCCAGAAATATCTGCCGGTTGGCGGAGCGGTCGGCGCCGTGGTGCTGTTCGAACTCGGTTTCGTCGCGGTCAACTGGAAATCCGCGCCTTCGGCGACGGAGGCGGCGGCTTCACCCATCGTGGCCCAGGTCACCAACACCGCGGCTCTGGGGCAGGTGCTCTACACCAAATATGTGATCTTCTTCGAGGTGTCGGCGCTGGTTCTGCTTACGGCCATGATCGGCGCGATCGTGCTGACCCTGCGTCACCGTCCGAACGTGAAGCGCCAGAACATCGAAGAGCAGAATTCTCGCACCGCGAAGACCGTGGTCGAGATCAGGAAAGTGCCGTCGCGGGCGGGCCTCTAA
- the nuoI gene encoding NADH-quinone oxidoreductase subunit NuoI, with protein sequence MRLDNAAKSLFLTEFVSAFLLSMRYFFKPKATINYPHEKNPQSPRFRGEHALRRYPNGEERCIACKLCEAICPAQAITIEAGPRRNDGTRRTTRYDIDMVKCIYCGFCQEACPVDAIVEGPNQEFATETREELYYNKERLLENGARWEREIARNIALDAPYR encoded by the coding sequence ATGAGACTGGACAACGCCGCCAAATCGCTCTTCCTGACGGAGTTCGTGAGCGCTTTCCTTCTGTCGATGCGCTACTTCTTCAAACCGAAGGCCACGATCAACTACCCGCACGAGAAGAATCCGCAGTCGCCGCGCTTTCGTGGCGAACATGCCCTGCGACGCTATCCCAACGGGGAAGAGCGCTGCATCGCCTGCAAGCTTTGCGAGGCGATCTGCCCGGCGCAGGCGATTACTATCGAAGCAGGGCCGCGGCGCAACGACGGCACCCGGCGTACGACCCGCTACGACATCGACATGGTGAAGTGCATCTACTGCGGTTTCTGCCAGGAAGCCTGTCCGGTCGACGCTATCGTCGAGGGTCCGAACCAGGAATTCGCGACGGAAACGCGCGAGGAACTCTATTACAACAAGGAGCGTCTGCTCGAGAACGGCGCGCGGTGGGAACGGGAAATCGCCCGAAACATCGCGCTCGACGCTCCTTATCGCTGA
- the nuoH gene encoding NADH-quinone oxidoreductase subunit NuoH: MVSFISENPLALALVKSVLIAVVLLIYVAYVILADRKIWAAVQLRRGPNVVGPWGLWQSFADFIKFALKEPVIPDTANKSVFLFAPLLMATLAVAAWAVVPVSSGGWVVADINVGILYIFALSSLGVYGVIMGGWASNSKYPFLSALRSAAQMVSYEVSIGFVIITVLLCAGSLNLTDIVNAQDTKYGVFGWYWLRLLPMFVIFFVSALAETNRPPFDLVEAESELVAGFMIEYSATPYVLFMLAEYVAIVTMCALLTILFCGGWLPLFNFAPFTWIPGVVWFLLKVSFFFFLFAMVKAFVPRYRYDQLMRLGWKVFLPISLVMVIVVAAVLEFWPSAALAN, encoded by the coding sequence ATCGTTTCCTTCATCTCGGAAAATCCGCTGGCGCTCGCTTTGGTGAAGAGCGTGCTGATCGCCGTCGTGCTTTTGATTTACGTCGCCTATGTCATTCTTGCGGACCGCAAGATCTGGGCGGCCGTCCAGCTGCGCCGGGGACCCAACGTCGTCGGTCCCTGGGGTCTGTGGCAGAGCTTCGCGGATTTCATCAAATTCGCTCTCAAGGAGCCGGTGATCCCGGACACCGCCAATAAGAGCGTGTTTCTGTTCGCGCCCTTGCTGATGGCGACCCTCGCTGTGGCCGCCTGGGCCGTGGTGCCGGTCTCCTCCGGGGGCTGGGTCGTCGCGGACATCAATGTCGGCATTCTCTATATTTTTGCGCTGTCGTCCCTCGGGGTCTATGGCGTGATCATGGGCGGATGGGCGTCCAACTCGAAATATCCGTTCCTTTCGGCCCTGCGCTCGGCCGCTCAGATGGTGTCCTACGAAGTCTCGATCGGCTTCGTCATCATCACGGTCCTTCTCTGCGCCGGTTCGCTCAATCTCACCGACATCGTCAACGCCCAGGACACCAAATATGGCGTCTTCGGGTGGTACTGGCTGCGGCTGCTGCCGATGTTCGTGATATTCTTCGTTTCCGCGCTCGCCGAAACCAACCGCCCGCCTTTCGATCTGGTCGAAGCCGAATCCGAACTCGTCGCGGGCTTCATGATCGAATATTCCGCCACGCCTTACGTGTTGTTCATGCTGGCGGAATATGTGGCGATCGTGACCATGTGCGCCCTGTTGACCATTCTGTTCTGCGGGGGCTGGCTGCCGCTGTTCAACTTCGCGCCCTTCACCTGGATTCCCGGAGTCGTCTGGTTCCTGCTGAAGGTCAGCTTCTTCTTCTTCCTCTTCGCGATGGTGAAAGCCTTCGTTCCCCGCTACCGCTACGATCAGCTGATGCGGCTGGGCTGGAAAGTGTTCCTGCCGATCTCGCTGGTCATGGTCATCGTCGTCGCCGCCGTGCTGGAATTCTGGCCCAGCGCCGCTCTGGCGAATTGA
- the nuoG gene encoding NADH-quinone oxidoreductase subunit NuoG — protein sequence MTKILVDGVEVDVPPEFTLLQACEEAGAEVPRFCYHERLSIAGNCRMCLVEVKGGPPKPAASCAMAVKDLRPGPNGAPPEVFTKTPMVKKAREGVMEFLLVNHPLDCPICDQGGECDLQDQALAFGGDSSRYVENKRAVENKYIGPLVKTEMNRCIHCTRCVRFTAEIAGTGEMGAIGRGEDMEITTYLQSAMTSELQGNVADLCPVGALLPKPQNFRARPWEYQKTESIDVQDALGSAIRIDSRGREVVRILPRVNDAVNEEWISDKTRQVVDGLGRQRLDRPYVRENGRLRPASWQEALGAVAARTRATPAGKTAALVGDLAALEEIFALKLLAEKLGVVSLDCRQDGSRLDRFFGRASYLFNATIAGIDEADSLLIIGSNPRKEAPVLNARIRKRWLKGGFNIALVGEKADLTYDYDYLGAGPDSLLRFIKQGQTPSQKRIVLIGQGALTRPDGDAILALAAQAAVRHGGLSEGWNGFSVLHTAAARVGALDLGFVPSVGGMPAHEFVSKGAADLIFNLGADEIEIEPGAFVVYIGSHGDRGAHRADVVLPGSAYTEKFGLFVNTEGRVQAAARASFPPGEAREDWAILRALSGALGDPLPFDSLAQLRKAMFERHPHLQRIDAIERGDDADIGKLVQHSAVAMKDPFVSVVSDFYLTNPIARASAVMAECSALAQGRLRQAAE from the coding sequence GTGACAAAAATTCTCGTGGATGGCGTGGAAGTGGATGTCCCGCCCGAGTTCACCCTGCTCCAGGCCTGCGAAGAGGCCGGGGCGGAGGTGCCGCGCTTTTGCTATCACGAGCGCCTGTCCATCGCGGGCAATTGCCGCATGTGCCTTGTCGAGGTGAAGGGCGGTCCGCCGAAGCCGGCGGCCTCCTGCGCCATGGCGGTGAAGGACCTACGCCCGGGACCGAACGGCGCGCCGCCGGAGGTCTTCACCAAGACTCCGATGGTGAAGAAGGCCCGCGAGGGCGTCATGGAGTTTCTTCTGGTCAACCATCCGCTCGACTGCCCGATTTGCGACCAGGGCGGCGAGTGCGACCTGCAGGACCAGGCGCTCGCCTTCGGCGGGGACTCCTCCCGCTATGTCGAAAACAAGCGGGCGGTCGAGAACAAATATATCGGTCCCCTGGTCAAGACCGAGATGAACCGCTGCATTCACTGCACGCGCTGCGTTCGCTTCACCGCCGAAATCGCCGGCACCGGCGAGATGGGCGCCATCGGGCGCGGCGAAGACATGGAGATCACGACCTATCTCCAGAGCGCCATGACCTCCGAGCTCCAGGGCAATGTGGCGGATCTCTGCCCGGTGGGCGCGCTTCTGCCCAAGCCGCAGAATTTTCGGGCGCGCCCCTGGGAGTATCAGAAGACGGAAAGCATCGACGTCCAGGATGCACTCGGTTCGGCGATCCGCATCGATTCTCGCGGCCGAGAGGTCGTTCGCATTCTTCCCCGCGTGAACGATGCGGTCAATGAGGAGTGGATTTCCGACAAGACCCGCCAGGTGGTCGACGGCCTCGGCCGACAGCGCCTCGATCGGCCTTATGTTCGCGAAAACGGGCGGCTGCGTCCGGCCTCCTGGCAGGAGGCGCTCGGCGCCGTCGCCGCCAGGACCCGGGCGACGCCGGCCGGCAAGACCGCGGCGCTGGTCGGCGATCTCGCCGCGCTCGAGGAAATCTTTGCGCTCAAGCTGCTCGCCGAAAAGCTCGGGGTCGTCAGTCTCGACTGCCGCCAGGACGGTTCGCGCCTCGATCGGTTCTTCGGCCGGGCTTCCTATCTGTTCAACGCGACGATCGCCGGGATCGACGAGGCGGACTCGCTTCTCATCATCGGGTCCAATCCGCGCAAGGAAGCGCCTGTCCTCAACGCGCGCATCCGCAAGCGCTGGCTCAAGGGTGGCTTCAATATCGCTCTCGTCGGCGAGAAGGCCGACCTCACCTACGACTACGACTATCTCGGGGCCGGGCCGGATTCGCTGCTGCGTTTCATCAAGCAGGGACAGACGCCCTCGCAGAAGCGCATCGTTCTGATCGGGCAGGGGGCGCTGACCCGTCCCGATGGCGACGCGATCCTCGCTCTCGCCGCGCAGGCTGCCGTCAGACACGGGGGACTCTCCGAGGGCTGGAACGGGTTCTCCGTGCTGCACACCGCCGCTGCGCGGGTCGGAGCCCTCGACCTCGGCTTTGTTCCGTCCGTGGGCGGCATGCCCGCGCATGAATTTGTAAGCAAAGGGGCCGCAGACCTCATCTTCAATCTCGGGGCCGACGAAATCGAAATCGAGCCGGGCGCCTTCGTGGTCTATATCGGCTCCCATGGCGATCGCGGCGCTCATCGGGCGGATGTCGTTCTGCCCGGCAGCGCCTATACCGAGAAGTTCGGTCTGTTCGTCAACACCGAAGGGCGGGTCCAGGCCGCCGCGCGGGCCAGCTTCCCGCCGGGCGAGGCGAGGGAGGACTGGGCCATACTGAGGGCGCTTTCGGGCGCGCTCGGGGATCCGCTGCCGTTCGACTCGTTGGCGCAACTGCGCAAGGCGATGTTCGAACGTCACCCCCATCTGCAGCGGATCGACGCTATCGAACGCGGCGACGACGCCGACATCGGCAAGCTGGTTCAGCATTCGGCGGTCGCGATGAAGGATCCCTTCGTTTCCGTCGTTTCCGATTTCTATCTCACCAATCCGATCGCACGCGCGTCCGCCGTCATGGCGGAATGTTCGGCGCTGGCCCAGGGCCGGCTGCGTCAGGCCGCGGAATAG